In Aspergillus luchuensis IFO 4308 DNA, chromosome 1, nearly complete sequence, the following are encoded in one genomic region:
- a CDS encoding putative homeobox and C2H2 transcription factor (COG:K;~EggNog:ENOG410PFTN;~InterPro:IPR008422,IPR001356,IPR013087,IPR009057;~PFAM:PF05920;~go_function: GO:0003677 - DNA binding [Evidence IEA];~go_process: GO:0006355 - regulation of transcription, DNA-templated [Evidence IEA]), with amino-acid sequence MEYFDFDEASYGSNVREDDVASDNLEFDENEATENYNAIFQEQSLEFPNDLPEQDAGELDNGVYPMSRAEEPCDFCRHMNLDCFVAKSGVMRQNGCTCCISLYRECSFTHARAPGKFLDTLHPISENTYIHTGGLTGKKALKSLGFIAEDDGRARKSNSRLAREAVRILKAWLQEHWEHPYPTEQEKDELQQRTGLKRMQISNWLANARRRGKVPPGPRNSSATGAINIPGQKGVDITYMTPMERWKHSPPENEPAATSDILRALVTTDLNHDRQRASRPGHVRSLSRKTGSSNDSSHANSNLFHAPSVSSQETSRSATRSSISDLSFASAFSHRSSLGSFGSMERKERRRRRKPSLPVNTFNQQKARNARIYQCTFCTDCFQTKYDWQRHEKSLHLALEKWTCSPSGGVAFIDGANRCVFCMAVDPNNDHLESHNYSICQEKTPAERSFYRKDHLNQHLRLMHNIKFNSSMNAWRSTLTEFKSRCGFCGLSLTTWKDRVDHLASHFKNGSTMAQWQGDWGFEPFIQGLVENAMPPYLIGGEQKTLNPFKPPNAAQTTGLLQPEDANCYRRLQRELTAYIHNQRAAGIIPTDRMIQDEGRRIIYGSDDPWNQTCADNSTWLSLLKRDTGLEVLPGSEHIQLSDLGMRPPFAAADGLRQAPAETSMLSSPLYPRQGTFSPVTPNSGLQSPAFMGHGRSSFAASAPGSSTGSYAESSGFLPSRPYSRLSADVGSTLSAGIASLNTPLSGSVDQFVQMGFDPEFLQQLNQRYDELPLDDLQGLCFEESSRRENEVGARNVGQHQVEPTGKALPFSTPVSAPIAIPGMRSSDVFMSDTGLNEELAPTTDQGYPGMHESREQI; translated from the coding sequence CAGGCACATGAATCTGGATTGCTTTGTCGCAAAGAGTGGAGTGATGCGTCAAAATGGTTGTACTTGCTGCATTTCGCTTTATCGCGAATGCAGCTTCACCCACGCTCGAGCACCCGGCAAATTCTTGGATACCTTACATCCAATCTCCGAGAATACCTACATTCATACCGGTGGTCTGACCGGAAAGAAGGCGCTCAAATCGTTGGGCTTCattgctgaagatgatggccgaGCGAGGAAAAGCAATTCGAGACTGGCGCGGGAAGCGGTCCGCATCCTCAAAGCATGGCTCCAGGAACATTGGGAGCATCCCTATCCAACAGAGCAGGAAAAGGACGAGTTACAGCAACGCACAGGTCTGAAGAGGATGCAAATATCCAACTGGCTTGCTAATGCTCGGAGACGTGGTAAAGTTCCTCCTGGGCCGCGCAACTCTTCCGCGACGGGCGCAATCAACATTCCCGGACAAAAAGGCGTGGACATCACTTACATGACACCCATGGAGCGTTGGAAGCACTCGCCCCCTGAAAACGAACCCGCTGCCACCTCCGATATTCTGCGAGCCCTGGTCACGACCGACCTGAATCATGACCGACAGCGCGCATCCAGACCAGGTCACGTGCGTTCCCTTTCCCGGAAGACTGGGTCTAGCAATGACTCAAGCCATGCCAACTCCAATTTGTTCCATGCTCCCTCGGTCAGTAGTCAGGAAACAAGTCGATCGGCCACTCGTTCCTCTATATCAGACCTTTCTTTTGCCTCTGCCTTCTCCCACCGATCCTCTCTCGGTTCCTTCGGCTCTATGGAGCGGAAGGAACGCCGTCGCCGGCGCAAGCCCTCACTTCCCGTCAACACCTTCAACCAACAAAAGGCACGCAATGCCCGCATATACCAATGTACTTTCTGCACCGACTGCTTCCAAACCAAGTATGACTGGCAACGCCATGAGAAGTCACTACACCTAGCTCTCGAAAAGTGGACTTGCTCGCCTTCGGGGGGAGTAGCCTTCATAGATGGCGCCAACCGTTGTGTATTCTGCATGGCTGTTGATCCCAACAACGATCATCTAGAGTCACACAATTACAGTATCTGTCAGGAGAAGACACCCGCAGAGCGGTCCTTTTACCGGAAGGATCATCTCAACCAGCACTTGAGACTGATGCACAACATCAAGTTTAACTCATCCATGAACGCCTGGAGGAGCACTCTGACAGAATTCAAATCTCGATGTGGCTTCTGCGGGCTGAGTCTAACAACTTGGAAAGACCGAGTTGACCATTTGGCCTCCCATTTCAAGAATGGCAGTACCATGGCGCAGTGGCAGGGCGATTGGGGGTTTGAACCCTTTATTCAGGGTCTGGTCGAAAATGCAATGCCACCGTATCTCATTGGCGGCGAGCAGAAGACTCTGAATCCTTTCAAGCCACCCAACGCTGCACAAACAACTGGTCTGCTTCAACCGGAAGATGCGAATTGTTATAGGCGCCTGCAGCGTGAACTCACCGCATATATCCACAACCAGAGGGCCGCCGGTATCATCCCGACAGATCGAATGATACAGGACGAAGGCCGGCGAATCATTTATGGAAGCGACGACCCGTGGAATCAAACGTGCGCCGATAACTCGACTTGGCTTAGCTTGCTGAAGCGAGACACAGGACTTGAAGTACTCCCTGGGTCAGAGCACATTCAACTATCAGACCTGGGTATGCGACCGccatttgctgctgctgacggcCTAAGACAGGCCCCAGCCGAAACCAGCATGTTATCCAGTCCCCTCTACCCCAGACAGGGCACATTCAGTCCCGTGACCCCCAACTCTGGGCTCCAGAGCCCCGCATTTATGGGGCACGGTCGGTCTTCCTTTGCCGCGAGTGCTCCTGGGAGTTCCACTGGCAGCTATGCCGAAAGTTCTGGCTTTCTCCCGTCTCGGCCCTATTCCAGGCTGTCGGCTGACGTGGGGAGTACCCTGTCTGCTGGCATTGCGTCCCTCAACACGCCTTTGAGCGGATCTGTTGACCAATTCGTGCAAATGGGGTTCGATCCCGAGTTCTTACAACAACTGAATCAGCGGTATGATGAGTTACCGTTGGACGATCTGCAGGGGCTGTGCTTTGAAGAGAGTAGTAGGCGTGAGAATGAAGTTGGAGCTAGGAACGTTGGACAACATCAGGTAGAGCCGACTGGAAAAGCACTGCCTTTCTCTACACCTGTCTCCGCTCCCATAGCCATCCCCGGTATGCGGAGCTCTGATGTGTTCATGTCCGATACGGGTCTCAACGAGGAGCTTGCACCAACGACGGATCAGGGATATCCAGGTATGCATGAGAGCCGAGAGCAGATATAA